One window from the genome of Spirosoma rhododendri encodes:
- a CDS encoding endo-1,4-beta-xylanase, translating to MKNRYVAALLLATVAQSGSLFAQKIPSLKDAFKKDFGIGTCLNVAQIEERDPEMTAFIASQFNMATPENVMKSALVHPGWDTYTFEMADKLVEFGKKHNIKINGHTLVWHSQLPGFVRGIHSQDSLRTFFTDHIKTVAGRYKGKVFSWDVVNEALNEDGTLRKSVFLNYLGDNYITDAFRLAQEASPGTELYYNDYNNEQPAKRAGCIAIIKKIKDAGVRIDGVGIQGHWHVGKVPLAEIEESINQYAALGLKVMFTELDIEVLPRNFQGADVGQRMTANATSNPYPDALPDSVQTQLAADYEALFKLFLKHKDKVSRVTFWGVNDGDSWLNGWPVRGRTNYPLLFDRKNQPKPAFYKVIALGK from the coding sequence ATGAAAAATCGATACGTGGCGGCTCTGCTGCTGGCGACCGTTGCTCAGTCGGGGAGTCTGTTTGCCCAGAAAATCCCATCGCTGAAAGATGCATTTAAAAAAGACTTCGGCATCGGAACCTGCCTGAACGTGGCGCAGATCGAGGAGCGCGACCCGGAAATGACGGCCTTCATCGCCAGCCAGTTCAACATGGCGACGCCCGAAAACGTCATGAAATCGGCGCTGGTGCATCCGGGCTGGGATACGTATACCTTCGAGATGGCCGATAAGCTGGTCGAGTTCGGGAAGAAGCATAACATCAAAATCAACGGGCATACGCTCGTCTGGCACAGTCAGTTGCCGGGCTTCGTTCGGGGTATTCACAGTCAGGATTCGCTCCGCACGTTCTTTACCGACCACATCAAAACCGTAGCTGGTCGCTACAAAGGCAAGGTCTTTTCGTGGGACGTGGTGAACGAAGCCCTCAACGAGGACGGGACGCTACGGAAGTCGGTGTTTCTCAACTATCTGGGCGACAACTACATCACCGACGCGTTCCGGCTCGCGCAGGAAGCCTCGCCCGGTACGGAACTGTATTACAACGACTACAACAACGAGCAACCCGCCAAACGCGCCGGGTGTATCGCCATCATCAAGAAAATCAAAGACGCCGGGGTGCGTATCGACGGCGTCGGTATTCAGGGGCACTGGCACGTCGGTAAGGTACCACTGGCAGAGATCGAGGAAAGCATCAATCAGTACGCGGCCCTGGGCCTGAAAGTGATGTTCACCGAGCTGGACATCGAGGTGCTGCCCCGCAATTTTCAGGGTGCCGACGTGGGGCAGCGCATGACGGCCAACGCCACGTCTAACCCGTACCCCGACGCGCTGCCCGACTCTGTGCAGACGCAACTGGCGGCTGACTACGAAGCCCTGTTCAAGCTTTTTCTGAAGCACAAAGACAAGGTCAGCCGTGTCACGTTCTGGGGTGTCAACGACGGGGATAGCTGGCTGAATGGCTGGCCCGTTCGCGGCCGGACCAACTACCCGCTTCTCTTCGACCGGAAGAACCAACCCAAACCCGCTTTCTACAAGGTTATTGCGCTGGGGAAGTAA
- a CDS encoding glucuronyl esterase domain-containing protein codes for MRTYQFVTLLVSLPGWVIAQQASIDSSKYPSLKTMTAVQDQAVMMQQLGIKTLRPGPSGNESDPNHANYDEATANPCPQLPDALTTKGGKKVTTPEQWWQVRRPELLDSFEQEMYGRLPKTIPAVTWRVKVTDNEQVGRIPVVAKQLIGHVDNTDYPLIDVNINMVLVLPQNVKGPVPVLMMFGFLPPALPAPAQPSPADLEKINATFKELMIRQNPEMKAIFDRYPAYAPITRLPGPNVFAPAPTGDSPPTEQLLAAGWGYCLLEAGSIQADNGAGLTRGIIGLTNKGQTRKPDDWGALRAWAWGASRALDYLATEPQVNAKQVGIEGVSRYGKAALVTMAFDQRFAVALIGSSGKGGTTLQRRVFGEAVESLAGSGEYHWMAGNYLKYAAAESSFGRKTGCDLPIDSHELLALCAPRPTFVSYGIPEKGDAKWLDQLGSYKATVAAGPVFKLLGASDLSVNSAYSPSQMPPVLTGLLDGQLAWRQHDGGHTDAPNFQYFIPWASKLLNYSRIPK; via the coding sequence ATGCGTACATACCAATTCGTAACCCTGTTGGTCAGTTTGCCCGGTTGGGTGATAGCGCAACAGGCTAGCATCGACAGCAGTAAATACCCATCCCTGAAGACCATGACGGCTGTTCAGGATCAGGCGGTCATGATGCAGCAACTGGGCATCAAAACACTACGTCCTGGGCCGAGTGGAAACGAATCTGACCCTAATCATGCCAACTACGACGAAGCAACGGCAAACCCGTGTCCGCAGCTGCCCGACGCGCTGACCACGAAGGGCGGCAAAAAAGTAACTACCCCGGAGCAGTGGTGGCAGGTACGTCGGCCGGAGTTACTCGACAGCTTCGAGCAGGAAATGTACGGGCGGTTGCCGAAAACCATTCCTGCCGTGACGTGGCGGGTAAAGGTGACAGACAACGAGCAGGTCGGCCGTATTCCGGTGGTCGCCAAACAACTGATCGGCCACGTCGACAACACCGATTATCCGTTGATCGACGTCAATATCAACATGGTGCTGGTGCTGCCGCAGAACGTGAAAGGGCCGGTGCCGGTCCTGATGATGTTCGGCTTCCTGCCGCCCGCCCTACCGGCCCCGGCCCAGCCATCGCCCGCCGATCTGGAAAAGATCAACGCGACGTTCAAGGAACTGATGATCCGGCAAAACCCGGAGATGAAAGCTATTTTCGACCGGTATCCGGCTTATGCGCCAATCACGCGACTGCCCGGCCCCAACGTCTTTGCCCCCGCCCCAACCGGCGACTCACCCCCTACGGAGCAACTGCTGGCGGCAGGCTGGGGCTATTGTCTGCTGGAAGCGGGCAGCATTCAGGCGGACAACGGCGCGGGCCTGACGCGGGGCATCATCGGCCTGACGAACAAAGGGCAAACCCGCAAACCCGACGACTGGGGAGCGTTGCGGGCCTGGGCGTGGGGGGCGTCCCGCGCGCTCGATTATCTAGCAACCGAACCCCAGGTCAACGCGAAGCAGGTGGGGATCGAGGGCGTTTCCCGCTACGGCAAAGCTGCGCTGGTTACGATGGCCTTCGATCAGCGGTTTGCCGTAGCCCTGATCGGCTCGTCGGGGAAAGGCGGGACTACATTGCAGCGCCGGGTGTTTGGCGAAGCCGTCGAAAGTTTGGCCGGCAGCGGAGAGTATCACTGGATGGCGGGCAACTACCTGAAATACGCGGCAGCCGAATCGTCGTTCGGGCGAAAAACGGGGTGCGACCTTCCCATCGATTCGCACGAGCTGCTGGCTCTGTGCGCCCCCAGACCAACGTTTGTGAGCTACGGCATCCCCGAAAAAGGCGACGCCAAATGGCTCGATCAGCTGGGGAGTTACAAGGCAACCGTAGCCGCCGGACCCGTATTTAAACTACTCGGTGCCAGCGATCTGAGCGTAAACAGCGCGTACAGCCCCAGCCAGATGCCCCCCGTGCTAACCGGTTTACTTGATGGTCAACTGGCCTGGCGACAGCACGATGGCGGACATACCGACGCTCCAAATTTTCAATACTTCATCCCCTGGGCCAGTAAGCTACTCAACTACAGCCGAATACCTAAGTGA